The Halobacillus ihumii genomic sequence TGCTGTAGTAGATTAAAACGCAAGTGCTGAATATAGAAGCACTTGCGTTTTTTTGCAATTCCATATTTCTGAAGGATCCTGTTGCCTATGCCCCCGTAGTATTATTGGTAACGCGGCTGGTCGTATTGACCAAACCATTGATAACGATGGCTGGAGAACCATTTATAAAGCGGAGAACCAAGCCGGTCCATTCCTGGAAGGTATAAAATCAAACCTATCCAAGAAATCGGGGGTAATAGTAATAATAACTTGCGAATTGTACCAAATCCTGCCTTTAACTCACCTTGTTTCGTAAGCATATGAATTTCATCCCGTGTATTGCGCCCGCTTAAGTAAGGATACTTTCCATTCTCCTTTTCAACCTCCTGAACAGAAACCCATTTCAGCTGATTCAACCAGTCAAACTTACGCAAAATCCGTTTAACATTAAAACAAAAAGGACACGCTGCATCATAAAAAACGATATGTTTCATCATTTATCCTCCTCGAATCGGACTTTTATCCAGCCTCTTACTCCATTGACCATCCATACCTCTTCGAATGAGGCGAGATCATCCTTATAAATAACTTGTTCTTTAACCCGGCCCCGAGCTAGCAATTCCTCTCTATACGTCCCTGCCAGCAGACCACTTGAAATTGGCGGGGTAATGTACGCCCCTTTGTGCTTCACTACCAGATTTGCTGTGGTAAACTCAGTCAGCTCCCCACGTTCGTTCCATAACAGCACTGCGTAACTCCCCTTAGCTGCTTCATCCTGATGCTGCTCATAGATTTTCCGGTGGGTTGTTTTATGAAAAAGAAACGGATCGCTATGGTCTATTGGCCTGTGAGCCACCGTACATAAAACCTCTTCAGGAGAAACATTAATGGCATTAGTTTCAAGCTCAATATCCCCCTGTTGGTTACTGAGCATTCGCACTTTATATAATCCTTGAGTGTGATTTTGTGCGAGCTGTTGCAGTCTACAGGAAGCATACTTTTCATCAAAAGAATAATTAAAGTAACGTGCCGAGTGGTTAATCCGGTTCAAGTGACGGTTCAAGAGTGGATAAGTTCCATCTTTAAGCTGCATCGTCTCAAGAAGATTAAACGATGGTCTTCCTTCTGTTAACAACCTGGCTTTCGTGTGAAGTTCTTCATATTCTCCCTCTGTCGTTGAGTCCCACGTGATTCCTCCCCCAGCTCCATATACTGCCCTTCCTTTGTTAAACAAAACGGTTCTAATCGGAACATTAAAAACGGCTTCTCCATGCGGCGTCATAAAACCAACAGCCCCACAATAGATATCTCTTGGAGAGGATTCAAGAGATGCAATGTATTCCATTGTACTAATCTTTGGTGCACCTGTTATCGAACCACAAGGAAACAAAGCCTCGAAGATTTGATACATGGTTGTACCTTCAGGCAACTCCCCTTCTACTGTTGAGGTCATCTGATGGAGTGTGGGGTAGGTTTCAATATCGAATAACCTCGGTACTTGAACAGTGCCTGGTAAAGCCAGTCTTCCCACATCATTTCGCAATAAATCAACGATCATCAAGTTCTCTGACTGATCTTTACCGGAAACATTCAATTCCCGCTTGCTGGCTTCATCTTCTTCCAGCGTTCGCCCTCTCTTAGCCGTACCTTTCATTGGCTTCGTGATCAAATGTTGACCATTTTTACGAAAAAACAGTTCTGGCGAAGCTGATAAAATCTTCCGGTGACCATCAAGAGACAAATAAGCGCTATAAGAAGATTGTTGATTATCGGCTAAATGTTTATAGAAACTAAAAGCATCACCATCAAAAGCCGCCTCAAGCCTTGTCGTATAGTTGACTTGATAGGTGTCCCCTCGTTCGATGGCTTCTTTAATGTTCTCAACTCCCCCTTGATACTCCTCAAAAGTTGTATCCATTTTCCACGATGAAACTGAAAATTCCTGTGATGGAAGAGCGGGTGTTTCAAATTCCGGCTCAGTAAACACTCCAAACCAAATTAGCGGCCAATCCCCTTTTGTTTTCACCTTTAAGGCCTTATCAAAGGCAGGCGCTGCTTCATAGGAAACACACCCTGCCACATAAAAGCCTTCTGCTAAAGCAGCTTCCGCCTGGAGGAAAGCATTTTGGACTTCTTCTAATGAGTTCGCTTTTATAATGTGATGAGGGTTCGTGAACAGCATAGGCTGGTTTACTCCCTCCCCATCAGCAAATTCAAAGAACAGATGAGGATCATTCATATTCATACTCATACTGTCACTTC encodes the following:
- a CDS encoding thiol-disulfide oxidoreductase DCC family protein, translating into MMKHIVFYDAACPFCFNVKRILRKFDWLNQLKWVSVQEVEKENGKYPYLSGRNTRDEIHMLTKQGELKAGFGTIRKLLLLLPPISWIGLILYLPGMDRLGSPLYKWFSSHRYQWFGQYDQPRYQ
- the pabB gene encoding aminodeoxychorismate synthase component I: MSMNMNDPHLFFEFADGEGVNQPMLFTNPHHIIKANSLEEVQNAFLQAEAALAEGFYVAGCVSYEAAPAFDKALKVKTKGDWPLIWFGVFTEPEFETPALPSQEFSVSSWKMDTTFEEYQGGVENIKEAIERGDTYQVNYTTRLEAAFDGDAFSFYKHLADNQQSSYSAYLSLDGHRKILSASPELFFRKNGQHLITKPMKGTAKRGRTLEEDEASKRELNVSGKDQSENLMIVDLLRNDVGRLALPGTVQVPRLFDIETYPTLHQMTSTVEGELPEGTTMYQIFEALFPCGSITGAPKISTMEYIASLESSPRDIYCGAVGFMTPHGEAVFNVPIRTVLFNKGRAVYGAGGGITWDSTTEGEYEELHTKARLLTEGRPSFNLLETMQLKDGTYPLLNRHLNRINHSARYFNYSFDEKYASCRLQQLAQNHTQGLYKVRMLSNQQGDIELETNAINVSPEEVLCTVAHRPIDHSDPFLFHKTTHRKIYEQHQDEAAKGSYAVLLWNERGELTEFTTANLVVKHKGAYITPPISSGLLAGTYREELLARGRVKEQVIYKDDLASFEEVWMVNGVRGWIKVRFEEDK